The following proteins are encoded in a genomic region of Rhodoferax aquaticus:
- a CDS encoding DUF1223 domain-containing protein, with product MTTRASTHGTHKPPVHPPWRRAGIAIVWLLPIASMAAPLACSMTSGAQRTPVIELYTSEGCSSCPPADKWLSTLKGKAVVAQAFHVAYWDYIGWKDRFASPEFTQRQRDQAATQGLNSIYTPQLVRDGLDWRNWRQGSAAQAEGPAGATITLRRSADNISFEAQVQPLDPNRRWSAYWTVTEHGHSSQVKAGENAGETLQHDFVVRQYVPVGRYTGKQTLQFTAIPQQADHPRQVNLVLSDVQTNAPLQAVSLQCPM from the coding sequence ATGACAACACGGGCATCAACACACGGCACGCACAAGCCACCCGTACACCCGCCTTGGCGGCGAGCGGGCATCGCTATCGTTTGGCTACTGCCGATTGCTTCCATGGCTGCGCCCTTGGCATGCAGCATGACGTCTGGTGCACAGCGCACGCCGGTGATTGAGTTGTACACATCGGAAGGTTGCAGCTCCTGCCCACCGGCGGATAAGTGGCTGTCCACCTTGAAGGGCAAGGCCGTGGTGGCGCAAGCCTTTCACGTGGCCTACTGGGACTACATTGGTTGGAAGGACCGCTTTGCGTCCCCCGAGTTCACCCAGCGTCAACGCGACCAGGCGGCCACGCAAGGCTTAAACAGTATTTACACACCGCAATTGGTTCGCGATGGGCTGGATTGGCGCAACTGGCGGCAAGGCTCTGCTGCACAAGCTGAAGGCCCGGCAGGGGCCACAATTACCTTGCGCCGTAGTGCCGACAACATTAGTTTTGAAGCGCAGGTGCAACCCCTGGACCCCAACCGCCGCTGGTCCGCGTATTGGACGGTGACTGAGCACGGACACAGCTCACAAGTCAAGGCCGGAGAAAACGCGGGCGAGACTTTGCAGCACGACTTTGTGGTGCGCCAGTACGTGCCGGTGGGGCGCTACACGGGCAAGCAAACGCTACAGTTCACCGCCATCCCACAGCAGGCCGACCACCCCCGGCAAGTGAACCTGGTGCTCAGCGATGTGCAGACCAACGCCCCGCTACAGGCGGTGAGCCTGCAATGCCCGATGTAA